The Achromobacter deleyi region GGTCGCGGCCACTGCCAGAAATCCCGCCAGCGACCCTCCCGATGCTTGCAGCAGCGCCCGCAGAATGCCGAAAAACGCAGGCGCGAATGCGTAGGCGCCTTGCGATAGCGCGACGATCAGAGGCACCACGCGCGCGGCGTCTTCGCGGGCGAATTCCGTTTGCGCGATCAGGGGCGGCAAGGACGTGGCATTGCCTATGCCGGAGCCGAACAGCACCACGCCCGCCCACACCGCCCAGGCGTGGTCCGCGGCCAGCATCAGCACCAGCGAGCCGATGATCTGGATGGCGTAGGCCAGGCATGCGACCTTGCGCCGGTCCGCGCCCGCGGGCATCAGCCATCCCACCAGCGTGCGACCCGCGATGGCGCTGGCGGTGGCCAGGCCCATCGCCAGTCCAGCCGTCTGCGCGCCCAGCAGCGGCGCCAGCAGCGACAGCAGATGCGCGATCAAGCCGATCTGGGCGAACAGGCCGAGCGCCATCCCGGCGGCCAGCGTGAGAAAGGCGCGGTCACGCCACAGATTGCCTACTCGCGCGGGCGGCGCGCTGGAGACGGAGGCGTGCGCGGCCTGCGCGTCGCCGTCGGGCGCCTGGCCCAGTTGCTGCGGCGTGACCGAGAATACCTTGCGCGACAGCACGGCGATCACCGCCACCATTGCCAGCCCGACCCACAGGGCTGCCTGTGCAAAGCCGGCCTGGGCGACCAGGAACACCCACAGCGGCGAGAACACGATGCCGCCGACGCTGGCGCCGTTGTAGGCCATGCCCAATGCGGCGGGCCGCCTGCGCACGAACCAGGGCGCGATCAACGCGTTGACCGCCGCGGCGCCCAGGGTCACCCAGCCCATGCCGCTGAACACCGCCGCGGCGTACAGCTGCCAGGGCGCCCGCGCCACGGCCCAGCCGGCCACGCCCAGCGCAAGCAGCGCCGCGCCGGCCAGGGTCACTTGCGGGACGCCGATGCGCCGGTACAGGCGCGGCAGGTTGGCCACGACCAGGGTGCCGGCCAGGAAGTGCAGCGTGACGGCGCCGGACACCAGCGCCACGCTCCAGCCGGTGCGCTGGACCACGGCATGCAGGAACACGGGCGGGCCGTAGAAGCCCACGCCCCAGCCGAAGATGGCCAGGACGAAGGTGGCGTAAAGGACTTTCCAGCCGAAGAAGGACGGGGATGAGGACATAGGGGCGCGGCGGAGGCCGGTTTTCTTGTTGCGATGACTCGCAGTATGCTTAGGACCTGCACACAACACTTTGGTCCACAGCGAATCATGGAATCCGAGTTCGCCGACGTCAACCTGTCCGCCGTGGCGGGAGCCATCGCCGATCCGGCGCGCGCGCGCATGCTGTGCGTGCTGCTGGATGGCCGGGCCCGCACCGCCACCGAACTGGCCGCGGCCGTCGACATCGGCGCCTCCACGGCCAGCAGCCATTTCCAGCGCCTGCGCGAGCAGGGCCTGGTCGAGATGGCCGTGCAGGGCAAGCACCGCTACTACCGGCTTGCCAACGGCGAGGTCGGACACGCGCTGGAGGCCCTGCTGGTGGTCGCGGGCGCCGAACGCGTGCCCTTCAAGCCCAACACGCCATCCGCGCTGCGCGACGCCCGCACTTGCTACGACCACATGGCGGGCACGCTGGCCGTGCGCATCCATGACGCCATGCTGGCCCGCCAGTGGCTGGCGGCCGATGGCCGCGACTATGTGCTGACGCCGCTGGGCGAGGCCTCGCTGGCGCAGGTGGGCGTGGATGTCGCGGGGGCGCGCCAGCGCCGCAGGCGTTTCGCCTGCGCATGCCTGGACTGGAGCGAGCGGCGTTCGCATCTTGGCGGCGCCCTGGGCGCGGCGTTGCTGGAAGCGCTGGAGCAGCGCGGCTGGATCGACAGGAACCTGGACTCGCGGGCCTTGAGCGTCACGCGCAAGGGCGCGAAGCAGTTTCCCGCCTTCTTCGGCCCGGCCGACGAACAGCCGGCCGCGCATGCCGCGAGCTGGCCGCAGAAGGACAAGCATGCCGCAGCCTAGGCTTTCCTTCACCGCAATGATCCGCAGCACCCGCTCCGCCATCAGGCGGCGGCCATGCACACAACCATTCCAGCCGCGAATGCGGCTTTTTTTTCGTCTTCCCATCCCCCGTGGATAACCTCAACCCTGTACAGGAGGTGGCCTTGCCTACGCTGGCCCTGCACGCTTTCCGTCATGTCATGCAGACCGTGACGGAGTTGCGCATCGACGTCAATCATTCCCCCCGCGAGGTGGACAACGAGCTCGATGCCATTCACAACCGTATGAATCGCCCTTTGGATCGCTTGCATGGATTGCCGGAGGTCCAGACCGACATCCCTGGCATCGTGCTTCGCTACCGCGAAGCCGACGGCGAATACTACGTGTATGTGGTGGATGCGCGGCGCGCCCGGCTGGCCGGCTATACCGTGTTCAACCGGCTGATCGAAGTGGGCCGGCGGGCGGATCCCTATGTGCGCGCGCCGCACTCCAAATACGCGGAGCCTTATCAGGGCATGGGTCTGGCCACGGCGGTATATCGCTGGGGACTGGACGCGGGTTTGTGCATCATCAGCGGTGCGCGCCAGTCGACCGGCGCGCACCGGCTGTGGATGGGGCTGGCACGCGACTATGAACTGGGCTATGTGGACCTGCGGCGCAAGCAGTTGAGCTACCTGGGCAAGACGGTACCCGCCGGGGTCCTGGAAGACCTGCACACCCGCATGATCCTGCTGGGCAGGGGCTGGACGCTGGAGGCCTACATGCAGGCGACAGGCATGATTCAGTCCGAAAATGCGGTTTCGCAACAGGCCCTAGGGTAATCCCCGTGTAGCAGTGCCGGGCCGCGTTTGGCGCATGCCCGGCACTCCCCCGCAGGCCGCATCAGGCTTGCCTATCCGCCAAAAGGATGACTTTCGCGCGCAATACCGGATAAATGGGGACGCAAGTCTTGCGGCGCAACAGTGTTTCTAGTTTCTGCTTGAGTTACAAAACATATCTGAACTGTCATGGAATGCCGGGGTATGCTCGATCGCAGAGAGGGCATCCGAAGTGCATCAGAACAACTTGATCTACAAGGGATACCGGCTGACTGCCAAGGTGTCCCGGGGCGCCGGCGCTATCGAGGTTCAAGCGCCGTCCAGTGGCCCCGTATTCGTCGCGTCGGTGATGGTGGTCCAGGCTGGCGCCGTTCTTGAGGGCGGCGACGAGTATCCGGTTCCACAGTTTGCCGAAGGCGGCTACGTCTATAGTCCGCGCGAAGCCGTGCATGCTGCCATCCTGCATGGCCGCGAGATCGTCGACGGCCTGACGAACATGCCTTCCTGACGGTTTTCCTAGACGGAAAAGACTTCCCGCCAGTCGCGGGTCTTGGCCAGCGTCTGCACCGTTGCGGACTGCTCCAGAATCGTCACGGCCTTCTTGAATTCCTCGGCCGATGCGCCGTCTTCCAGGATGACCATGCGCGAGTTGCGGGCGTCCGCCATCTTCACATCGGACATCTTGCCGTGGGTCTGGTAGACCTGCGTCCAGTCCATTTTCTTGCCGGCCTTCAGGGCTATCGGTTCGATGTAGGTCAGCGCGGTGCTGCCGGCCGCGCGCACCGCGAACGCGAAGTCCGCCGTGTGGCCGCTGCTGCCCTTGGCGCGCGCGCCCTTGACCATGCGGTTCACGCCCACGCCTTCGGCCAGCGCGCGGCCCACCTGGGCGCGGAAACGAAGCTGGCTGAACCTGGGCATCCATTTGGCGCACTGGAACGACAGCGCCATCGCCAGCTTTACCGCATCCCACAAGGCTTCCTGCAATTGCTCGTTCGGGCCCGACGCGACGATGGCGCCAGAGCGGTCGAAATGCGCCAGGCTCACGCCCGGCGTTTCGTTCAGGATATCGATGCGCTTGGCCGCCAGGTCGATGCCATAGCTGGATGCGTGCATCGCGGTCTCACAGGCGTCGGTCAGGTAGAACGACGCGTCGTCGGGATGCGCGATGAAGAAGGCGGCGTGCTGGCCGTCCAGGCCCAGTGTCATGGGAGACACGGCGCGGATGGCGTGTTCGCCGGCCGGCAGGACGGTCCAGCCGGAGGCTTCCAGGAAATTGCTCATAGGATCAGTTCGATTTGGCGGCCTTTGAGGGGATGCGCAAAACCGCCGGCGAGCGTCAGGTTCGCCCGCGGCAGGAAATACTGCATCAGCGCGCCGATAGTGTGCAGGGCGGGCACGACGGGTTCGGCGTAGCCTTCGCCTTCGTCCACCCAGATATGTTCATGGCTGCGATCCGCGAGCGGCTTGCGGAACTGCGGCCGGCCCGTGCCCACCAGGCTGGTATGGAAGGAATCGTCGGTGTCCACGCCGAACACGCGGTGCGGGCCCACGAAGAGGCTGGCGCAGAACGCTTCCGTCAGGAAGATGGTGGCCTGGCCGTGCACGGCGGTGCGCGCGCCCCGGTAGATGGTACGGAAGATCACGTCTTCGCGGACTTCGCCCTTGACTCGGCAGGGGCTGGTGAACTCCATCCACTGGCTGTTGCCGGAGGCGGGCTTTGGGGCCCAGAGGATCGGTTTTACGGTTTCCTTGGGTTCGGCAAGAATCTCTTGCACCTCATCAACGGTGATTAACGGTTCGAACTTGTTGGCCATGGAAACTGATTTAGGGTCTTGGAAGTGCGCGCTTGGAAATCTGGCGCTCCCGCATGCGCTGCGCCGCCCGCGGCGCGGCGGACGGACTCACGCGAGCAACACTGCGAGGGGGCGTAATCTTACAAGATGAAGACGAGATGAGCTTTTTTGCTGTATGCATATACAGTCAAAGGCGCCGGCGGGCGGGGTGCCCGGCGGCGCATTGCTGCATTACAGCGAGCTGGCCCCGAACGTGTCGCATTGCTTGAGGCTGCCGCTTTCCAGACCGCGCTTGAACCAGCGCACGCGCTGGGCCGACGTTCCGTGCGTGAAAGCGTCGGGCACCACATAGCCCTGGCTCTGCTTCTGCAGGCGGTCGTCGCCGATGGCGGTGGCGGCGGCCAGCGCTTCTTCGACGTCTCCGCCCTCAAGAATGTTGCGCGCCGCGTTGGCGCGCTGCGCCCACACGCCGGCAAAGCAATCGGCCTGCAGTTCCATGCGCACCGACAGCGCATTGGCCTGCGAGGGGTTGCGGCGGCGCAGGTTGTCCACCTGATCCGAGATGCCCAGCAGATGCTGCACGTGATGGCCGACCTCGTGGGCGATCACGTAGGCCTGCGCGAAATCGCCCGGCGCCTTGAAGCGGCTCTGCAGTTCGTCAAAGAAAGCCAGGTCGATATACACCTTGCTGTCGCCGGGGCAGTAGAACGGCCCCATGGCGGCCTGGCCGGTGCCGCAGGCCGTGGGCGTGGCGCCGCGGAACAGCACCAGCTTGGGCGCCACGTATTGGCGGTTCAGCTCTTTCTGGAAAACGGCGGACCAGACGTCTTCGGTCTCGCCCAGCACCTTCGATACGAAGACGGCTTGCGGGTCGTTGGCCGGCGGGCGCGTGGCGGGCGCTTCCTGTTGCTGCGTTGCGGGACCTTCCGCCATTTGCAGGACCACGCTGGGATCCACGCCAAAATACATGGCGACCAAGGCAAGTACTATCGTACCGATGCCGATGGTGCCCCGTCCGCCGATGCGTGGGCCACTGGCTCGGCGGTCTTCCACATTGTCGCTTTTGCGCGAGTCATCGAGGCGCATACTGTTTCTCCGGGCGGTTCGGCGTTACCGCCATTTTGCATCGCCGCTGTGTTGAGCGGCCTTCAAGAATGTTAGGATAAACCCATGGCCCTGTATTTCTCCATTCATCCTGCAAATCCCCAACCTCGTCTGCTCAAGCAGGCCGCCCAATGGCTTAACGACGGGGGCCTGGTTGCGGTGCCCACCGACTCCAGTTATGCCGTGGTCGCCCGCCTGGACGACAAGAACGCCGCCGACGGACTGCGCCGGTTGCGCGGGCTGGACGACCGCCACCATCTCACCTTGCTGTGCCGCGACCTGGCTGAAATCGGCCACTTCGCGCGCGTCGACAACAAGCAGTACCGCTTGCTGAAGGCCGCGACGCCCGGCCCCTGGACCTTCATTCTTGAAGCCACCAAGGAAGTGCCGAGACGCGTCTCGCATCCTTCGCGCAAGACCATCGGCATCCGTGTCCCCGACCACGTCGTCCTGCTGGGCCTGCTTGAGCAGGTGGGGGCGCCCTTGCTCTCCACCACGCTGATTCCCAAGGACGAATCCGAAGCGCTGAACGACGCTGAGGATATCCGCGAGCGCTACGACCACGAGCTGGCGGCCATCATCGACGCGGGCGCCTGCCCGCAATCGCCGACCACCGTGATCGACCTCACCGCCGAAGAGCCGGTGGTGGTGCGCGTCGGACGCGGCGACCCGGCCACGCTGGGACTTGTTTGATCTTGCCCTACGCCATGCCTTGCGTGCCGGCATTCGCCGGCACGGGGCTCATCTACAATCCGGTTCGCCATGAATGAC contains the following coding sequences:
- a CDS encoding MFS transporter, coding for MSSSPSFFGWKVLYATFVLAIFGWGVGFYGPPVFLHAVVQRTGWSVALVSGAVTLHFLAGTLVVANLPRLYRRIGVPQVTLAGAALLALGVAGWAVARAPWQLYAAAVFSGMGWVTLGAAAVNALIAPWFVRRRPAALGMAYNGASVGGIVFSPLWVFLVAQAGFAQAALWVGLAMVAVIAVLSRKVFSVTPQQLGQAPDGDAQAAHASVSSAPPARVGNLWRDRAFLTLAAGMALGLFAQIGLIAHLLSLLAPLLGAQTAGLAMGLATASAIAGRTLVGWLMPAGADRRKVACLAYAIQIIGSLVLMLAADHAWAVWAGVVLFGSGIGNATSLPPLIAQTEFAREDAARVVPLIVALSQGAYAFAPAFFGILRALLQASGGSLAGFLAVAATLQAAAIVCFAAGRGAQAARRADGAQASGSV
- a CDS encoding ArsR/SmtB family transcription factor yields the protein MESEFADVNLSAVAGAIADPARARMLCVLLDGRARTATELAAAVDIGASTASSHFQRLREQGLVEMAVQGKHRYYRLANGEVGHALEALLVVAGAERVPFKPNTPSALRDARTCYDHMAGTLAVRIHDAMLARQWLAADGRDYVLTPLGEASLAQVGVDVAGARQRRRRFACACLDWSERRSHLGGALGAALLEALEQRGWIDRNLDSRALSVTRKGAKQFPAFFGPADEQPAAHAASWPQKDKHAAA
- a CDS encoding N-acetyltransferase — translated: MPTLALHAFRHVMQTVTELRIDVNHSPREVDNELDAIHNRMNRPLDRLHGLPEVQTDIPGIVLRYREADGEYYVYVVDARRARLAGYTVFNRLIEVGRRADPYVRAPHSKYAEPYQGMGLATAVYRWGLDAGLCIISGARQSTGAHRLWMGLARDYELGYVDLRRKQLSYLGKTVPAGVLEDLHTRMILLGRGWTLEAYMQATGMIQSENAVSQQALG
- a CDS encoding DUF1828 domain-containing protein, encoding MSNFLEASGWTVLPAGEHAIRAVSPMTLGLDGQHAAFFIAHPDDASFYLTDACETAMHASSYGIDLAAKRIDILNETPGVSLAHFDRSGAIVASGPNEQLQEALWDAVKLAMALSFQCAKWMPRFSQLRFRAQVGRALAEGVGVNRMVKGARAKGSSGHTADFAFAVRAAGSTALTYIEPIALKAGKKMDWTQVYQTHGKMSDVKMADARNSRMVILEDGASAEEFKKAVTILEQSATVQTLAKTRDWREVFSV
- the ypfJ gene encoding KPN_02809 family neutral zinc metallopeptidase; protein product: MRLDDSRKSDNVEDRRASGPRIGGRGTIGIGTIVLALVAMYFGVDPSVVLQMAEGPATQQQEAPATRPPANDPQAVFVSKVLGETEDVWSAVFQKELNRQYVAPKLVLFRGATPTACGTGQAAMGPFYCPGDSKVYIDLAFFDELQSRFKAPGDFAQAYVIAHEVGHHVQHLLGISDQVDNLRRRNPSQANALSVRMELQADCFAGVWAQRANAARNILEGGDVEEALAAATAIGDDRLQKQSQGYVVPDAFTHGTSAQRVRWFKRGLESGSLKQCDTFGASSL
- a CDS encoding L-threonylcarbamoyladenylate synthase, translated to MALYFSIHPANPQPRLLKQAAQWLNDGGLVAVPTDSSYAVVARLDDKNAADGLRRLRGLDDRHHLTLLCRDLAEIGHFARVDNKQYRLLKAATPGPWTFILEATKEVPRRVSHPSRKTIGIRVPDHVVLLGLLEQVGAPLLSTTLIPKDESEALNDAEDIRERYDHELAAIIDAGACPQSPTTVIDLTAEEPVVVRVGRGDPATLGLV